Below is a window of Garra rufa chromosome 24, GarRuf1.0, whole genome shotgun sequence DNA.
ggttcaaatacataaaactggtaaaaaaacaaaaacaaagaattgaTGGGaatcatgtgtatgtaaactttttaattcggtcatttttatacatgcaactattattttctcttgtggactatatgtaaatgtcttttatgtgaaatatcttattcaggtcagtactaaaaaataataacatgcattttgtgtatcaTTGCCATAGATGTGAGAGAATCTCCTATAGTGACAGACAACCAGGCCTGATAAAGCCTACTTTTGATTTGCACATATTACATAACATATGAGCAGAGATGACACGTAAGAGTTGCATTTGTTACGCAGCCATGTGTTTTATTGACTGCAATCAGATTTTTTCTCTCCGGGCTTTTTACAGGGTACAAACCTTCACATGAGGCAGTTTTCCCAGCGCCAGGTGTAATAAAACACCTGGACTTTGCCCGCAGATTCTGCACAGCAAGCTCCCCGCGTGATGCACAGAGAACTATCTCTAGGCATCCGTGAATGAAGCGAGCAACACACTTTTCAGAGgtaaaatattcatttatttgaacaaTTTCATGCCTATATGTATTAAAAGCTTGTGTCTGAAACTTATCTACATttgtaaaagtaattttaaaatgaaattaggCCATTATTTAAAATCTATATTGTTTTTAAATGCACAACAATGGATTAAAAGTGTTCGGTAAACGAGAGAGTTAATTATCTGTTAGCAGATGATAAATTACATATTACGGCAGGTAATGATTAATATGAGTAATGTGCCGTGGGTCAGTTAATCAAAGATGTTATTTTCtgtataatttaaaaacaaaGTAAATGAAGAAGCATTTCTTCTTACTGTGCATgttcattttaaagttaaatctgaaaactgttttaaacatgCAATTTAAATGCTTTTCTCATTACTGCTTTAAAAATGCCACAGATGTGCTCCCTGTCATACACCATGTGATATGTGTTCAGACTGTGTAGGTTGGGCTGGGATGAAGGACAGAGTACTAGGTGAGGAAGAAGAAATGGAAGTGAAGAGCAGCTTGCGGAGGGCTCAGTCTCTCAGAAGTGTTTCAACCGACCACTGGACTGAAGTTGGATTTAGAGACAGGAAGAAGTCTGTCTCTCAGCTTGTGGCACAGTGAGAGAGATGCTCCTCTTTCTTTTAAAGCATAGTCCaccaaaaaataaatgcaatgccATTATTTACTCGTCCTCATGATGGTTCAAACTAGAGATCTCCTACACAGAAAAAAGAGGATTGAAAGGGCTttgaaaaatgttaataaattatgaCTATATATATGAAACTCTCAGTAATCCAAACTGAGAATTTATACTTTATtagtttgtcatcatttacttaccctcaagttgttccaaacttgtatttGGAGTTTCTTTCTCTtgttgaacacaaaaggagatattcTAAAGAATGTTGGTGACCAAATAGTTGCTGGTCATAGTTTTTTTCTATACAATAGAAGTTTCTTCTCTCTTAATAGACTCGATGTTAATGTGTAACTCTATGACAGAACTGTAAACTATACCTAAacaaaaagtgaaactaaaaattctatttactgaaatcagttgaaataaataaaatgaaatatatgatTTTATCAGACCTTCTGACCATCATGTCTTCACCACCACCAGGTACCAAAACTCTCCGGAAAGAAAAACCAAAGAAGTTAATTCGGCAGATGAGGTAAAAACACTTAACAACTCACTTGCTCTATTACATTATTCAGTATTATTACACAGCTTTCTATAATGCTtggttctgattggtcagtcaaaACATGACTGAGGTAATTTATTCCCCAATAATGACTGTCGTTAATAGCAGTCATCTGGGTATCTTAGACCGGTACTTCCTTCAAACGCAGATGGGGgataaaggatagttcacccctaaaattctgtcattaaatacttaccctcatgtcgttcaaaacctgtaagacctctttgttcatcttcagaacacaaattaaaggtatttttgatgaatttcGAGAGCTTTCTGCCCCTGCAATAGGCAGCAATgtaactgacatgtttaaggcccagaaaggtagtaaggacagtcattaaaatagtcatgaatggttcaaccttaatgttattaAGCTTTgattagaatactttttgtgcacaaagaaaactaaaataacaacttaaaACTGTGAATGTGTTTTCTAATTTATCTCCTCCAGCTCAACATGCAGATCACACCAGTTCCTCTCAGTGAGAATGAGATCAGAGCTGAGACAATAATGAAGAAGACTGAGGTCAAAGAGAGGTCCAGGACCTCTCCTCTCTCCCGCAGTAAGTCTATGGAGAGCCTCCCTCGGCACAGACCTACAGGCACCACAGCACTCAGGGCACTTTTTGAGTCAAAGAGCACCACCCAGCCCGAGTCCAAGAAGAGCAAGACGGCATTTGCATCAGTGAGCACTGAGAAAGCCAATAAAACTACTCTTCCCAATCACAAGGATGCTAAAGACACGAAGCCACAAGTAGAGGCAGAGGTTAATAACATCCATAATGAACAGGAGAAAGTGACTAAAGAGGTTCAAGTGTTTACAAAGGTAAACCGTTGAACCTTACAGAGATGTGCATTTGAGCAAGAGTCATTTGTATTTACTGATGAAATAATTACTCTTTCAGAGTGCAAGATCAAAGGAGATAACAcgatctgaaagaagaaagaccATTTCTGGCATTTCTAGTGAAAAAATATCCCCTCCAGAGGGTGAGTATATACATAACATGATTTTTAGATTTTATAAAGATAAAATGATGAGTGATTGCATATGTAAAAGTCAGTGCTATTGTGCCAGGGTGTTCTGGGTATTTGCTAGGGTGCTTTAGGGGTTTGCCAGGGTATTATCATGGGGTATATACAGTGTTTTGTGTAAgtcattttttcatattttatgttgcagcctaacttttttttccacatcaatctacactccatacaccacaatgacaaagcaaaaaacagatttgtgacaacattgcaaatttattacaattaaaaaactcaaataagtacattgcataagttttcatacacttaatgcagtacttagttgaagcactttAAAGCTTCAAGTCTTTAGGGGTTTGATGCAACaggctttgcacatcagcatttggcaattatttgccattcttctcctcacctcttcacctctcaatctCTGTCGGCTAGGATGGGAATAGATAAACATTTTTATGTTTCTCCTGAAATATTTGATTGTGTTTAAGCCCAgattctggctgggccactcaaagacattcatagagttgtctataagccactcttgctgtccTGTTAGAAAGTGAACAacctgcccagtctgaggttctgaatgctctggactgcgtagggctatctcaatattttggtgcactgagcttttccttctactctgagtccctcagtcccttccactgaaaaacagccccaaggCATGAGGCTGCTATCAGCACACTTTaattttgggatggtactctgcaggtgataaaCTGTGCCAGGTTTcctccaaacatgatgcttggaattgaggttcatcagaccagagaatcttgtttctcacaatctgagagttctttaggtgctttattgcaaattccaagtttatgcgtcttcactgaggagaggattgagtttggccacactgccataaagcccagattggtggagtgttgcagtgatgtttgttcttctataggtttctcctatctccacatatgatcatggagctcaactagaatgACTATCAGCtttttggtcaccactctagccaaagcccttctccttcaattgctcagtttggccaggaggccagctctaggaagagtttctttcaaactttttccattaaaggtaacagagactacatgccctgtgaaccttcaatgcagcagaattttttctgaactattCCCGAGATGTATAGCTTGACACAATCCTGTTTTTGAGCTCtccaggcagtttttttttttttacctcagcacttggtttttgctctgatatgcattttcagctgttagacctctTAAGACGTGTGCCCTTCTAAATCActcccattcaattgaatttgtcaCAGGTTAATTTCACTCAAAGTGTAATAACATCTGCAAGCGATATGAATGCTCCAGAGCTAAATTTCAAtagtcccagataagggtatgaatacttatgcaatggaataatttaaGTTTCTATTTTTACAAAGACtggtgtttaagaaaaaaaaaacagttttaagaaattctgccattatggtgtatggagtgtagattgatgtgtgggggggcagtttaacataagcaacataacaaaataacAAATTTTGATATTTTCAGTTTGCCTCATGGGCAATTTAACAGCATTTCTAAGTGATTTCTAGGGTTTTCTGGATTTcctttcttttaatttttattaaccaGTGATAAAATTGTAAATTTGATCACTTAAAACATATAGCTGCATATAGTTTTGGGATTGGGAATTATTCAGCACCTTAAACCAAATTATGGGCAGTGCTTATACTTCAGTAAACACTACTAATAAGGATTCTAGTTCAAGGTTAAATTTCACATGCTGACAGACTATCATGTGACCTAAATGTCAAGAGCAAACTATATACAAGAGCATGCAAGACACAAAGCACATAACATTGCAAACAGAGTCAAATCAAACTACCAATGTAATATAGAAAATATACCTTATATTCTAAAACTTGGGCCACATGTGAGAGGTTTCCAAATTGTAACACCAGATGACATCACAGCAGGTGCAACAACTGTTCACAATGATACAAGATGAAAATAACATGCTTATTTTAGTCATTTCTGAGTGCTGGGTTGGGGCAAACTAGAAAAGTAGGTATGTATCTCAACAAGTGATTGACTCAGCCTGGTGTAGCAATAGCAGAATAGCTCCTAAAATAGCTGGTTGGCACTTATCCCTTCATGGGAGCCGACAGGGTCAGCTGTTACCAGCACAGAAACGGCCACAGGCTTGCTGACACACTCGGAGAACACACATGGCCATTAGACCAGTCAAAGGATCATTATTGAACTAAGTAACAAAGTAATTCAGAGGGATTTGAGTTCAGCTTATGAACAAAGAGAAAAAGCGCTGAATGGTGAGTTTATGTTTACACATTTTTAAACTGTTATATTGCATCAAATAGTGCGTATGCTAAAGAGGATTTCCCAAAACATGTCTGTTATAGAAGACCACTGTTGTGTGACCAGGGACGTGGGATTTTCAGAATTAGATTAttcatttatgttttaaaaacattttactatGGTTGGAACATTAGTAACCAGCAAATAAATAAGCATGTTAATTTTCTACTTACTTACATGCTGAAATGTGTTAAAGAGGATGTCTATTTGGACACTTTGCTTCACTTATCGTCATCACACTTTATTTTTAGACTGTTTTAAAGAAAATCTACCATGTATTGTTAATTAATAGCTTTTGGAGAATGCTTTTGTGGTAAACTGGACAGCAAAGATGGTCATTTAACCAATGATTATAGAACCAATCCCATAATCATTGTGACACCAAGATCACGTGATTAACAAGGTGATTTAATGCAGATGCACTTCCCAAATAAATGTTTTACTACAATAAAAAATAGACACACGTCTATCAGACAGTGAGTTTCAGTGCCTGCAAAACATTCATATACTAAAATACAGAGTTGATCACAAATTTATTACACAGACTTGGAGCAAGATGATATTTTGCCCTTGAAACTGATACCCTTCTGCTCATTCAAGCAAGCTGTGTGCTGGTTCTTGGTTCCCGACTGGAAATCCCATTGGTATCTGTGTCACGGAGAGTCAGATGTTTTCCAGTCTAGTTTCTGAGCACGCTTTGCACACTACAATGATGACTTGCATTCATAGCAGCTGTCCACATTACTGTAATGAGAGCTGACAGAGCAATAACCATCACCATTTCAACAAGAAAACACTTACAAAATGGGTAtcacaataataacaacaacaacaaaaaaagcctTAATGGAAGTATGAGATTAACTGTTTGGTGTAAAAACCAATAAATCAATGGTAGGGTTTTCAAAAAGCAGAGGTCCATGATGGTTTTTTATTATCCAAATGTGATGCGTGAATGATCTGATATGCAATAAAAAGGGTTCCCATGGGTTCTGAAATCCTTGAAAGTTtgtataactgaaaaaaaaataattcaaggccctggaaagtttttgaaaataaacacacatagatacaggtccttgaaagtgctggaatttattttgtgcaagaagTTTTCTGGAAAATATTCCATATAATTCCCTCCGGTCCGCTAACACTTTGTGGCCTATGCATAGCAGCTTGCTTGATTTACATTGGTTACGCGCATTTATGTGTTATGTTAAGTGTTTCCCATGTGAGGTACTTTGTGTTGTACATTGCCATGATGTTCACGCATGCACAAAACTACTACAAGGCTTTAGTTAGTATGATAATAATATGCAACGTTTTGAATGGAGGTGTCTTGATGGCTTCATTTATACAGTTAAAGAGAACCCCGGGTAtcaagacttgtatggctttatATAGCGTAAATGATGTCTCCtattgaaatatgtagtagaaaactcatgaaagatttacattattgaaaaaaaatccACTTTGACTGTTTTGACTGTAATTTCAAttacatgaaatggttgcacttagTGAGCTATTGGTGCTcattgttgctatttttactgcaacaactcggaatacacaactcagaaaataaaatactgatacaatgaccacagctactgaaagagcttgcgggtggtgatggatataagtgtaggctCCTTCAACAATCGTGCCATGGTGACAAGcctcagcatgtttacatcctgctaggatggcatctagcatttcttgtctctgccgtttgtaagctctttcagtagccgtggtctactaaaagccccAAAGGCACCAGGGcttaagtggagagaacaaagacgcaggtctttagtaagtttttcctcttcttattgctaggaaagcagcGAAGACACTGCTTCTCTTGTTGGtcttcgactgaaaattataattaaaagtaacacaatgtggcatcgtatcagtatttaatttttctgagtgttttggtaaaaaaaaaaaaaaaaagcagtagctcactgagtgcaatcATTtccgtcatcaaaataatggcacccccgtccaaaatatgtataaagcaatgtggattttttttaaataacacatctttcatgggttttctactacatattacTGTAAGAGACATAATCTACATTATATTTAGGCATACAAGTCTGATGAAAGCTTGCTGGGTCACTGATAAAGTATTTTGCAAAACTAACAAACAATATCCCTGACAAATCACATGACTGCTCACCTCCCACTGAAAAACAAACAGTTCTTTTTAAATTAAACTCGTATCTGACAGTTCAGAAAGTATTTGGTGCCCCCTGATGTGTGCATTTGTGGGTCTTGGTTGTAAAAGCACAGATGTTGACCTTGATTTCATTTCTTTATTCAGGAAATTAGGAGTCAAAGTTTGAGTCACAATACCCATATCATgattctgatgtttctgctgtgTTACAGAGGATAAAAGAAGGTCAGTCGCCGACTTCAGAGAAAACTCTGCTCCCTACGGATTGGAGAAACCCTCTATTTCCGTCAGAGCGCTGTCTGCACTATATCTGTCAAAAGTGGCAGCTGCAGAACCTGCAGGAAACTTCTTGAAACCAGTTAGTACCTGTAGCTACTTTTATTCTTCATAATACATGTGGTGACCTCTGGGGCCTGGGTGATGAGACAACCTAAAGCAGGCTGGAGTAAGAAAATGCTGCTAAATAAAATGCATGTAACAGCTGCTGGAAAAAATGGTTTATGTCATGGTTCTAGCTACAAGTtcaagttg
It encodes the following:
- the LOC141300567 gene encoding uncharacterized protein, producing the protein MKDRVLGEEEEMEVKSSLRRAQSLRSVSTDHWTEVGFRDRKKSVSQLVAQYQNSPERKTKEVNSADELNMQITPVPLSENEIRAETIMKKTEVKERSRTSPLSRSKSMESLPRHRPTGTTALRALFESKSTTQPESKKSKTAFASVSTEKANKTTLPNHKDAKDTKPQVEAEVNNIHNEQEKVTKEVQVFTKSARSKEITRSERRKTISGISSEKISPPEEDKRRSVADFRENSAPYGLEKPSISVRALSALYLSKVAAAEPAGNFLKPDQNITSPTGKRLNTIKFQPAAQETCSACLKPVYPMERMAADKFIFHKSCFCCKHCKKKLSLQGYAPLYGEFYCVFHYQQLFRRSGNYDEGFGRQQHKDRWIQRNDTKII